From Nitrobacter sp. NHB1, a single genomic window includes:
- the lpxA gene encoding acyl-ACP--UDP-N-acetylglucosamine O-acyltransferase, which translates to MSKIDATARIEDGAVIGEATEIGPFCTVGPHVVLGPNCRLISHVSVTGHTTIGANCTIYPFAALGGAPQDMGYRNEPTRLEIGDGCTIRESVTMNVGSPKDVGVTRVGARGFFMSYSHVGHDCQVGDDVIFANSATLGGHCKVGDNVYIGGLSAVHQFARIGRQAMIGGLTGIRGDVIPYGFVNGQHGHLEGLNVVGMRRRKFTRERLAKVRSFYQELFYGPGLFAERLERVQACASDDPAIAEILTFIGEGKHRPLCLPEDGANKSA; encoded by the coding sequence ATGAGCAAGATCGACGCTACCGCACGGATTGAAGATGGTGCCGTGATCGGAGAGGCGACCGAGATCGGGCCGTTCTGCACGGTCGGCCCTCACGTCGTCCTCGGCCCGAATTGCCGCCTGATATCGCATGTGTCCGTCACGGGCCACACGACCATCGGGGCAAATTGCACGATCTATCCGTTCGCCGCGCTTGGCGGCGCGCCACAGGATATGGGTTACCGGAACGAGCCGACGCGTCTCGAGATCGGTGACGGCTGCACGATCCGCGAAAGCGTGACGATGAACGTCGGCAGCCCCAAGGATGTCGGCGTTACCCGCGTCGGTGCCCGCGGGTTCTTCATGAGTTACAGTCATGTCGGCCACGACTGCCAGGTCGGCGATGACGTGATCTTTGCCAACTCGGCAACGTTGGGAGGGCACTGCAAGGTCGGAGATAACGTCTATATCGGCGGTCTTTCGGCGGTGCATCAGTTCGCGCGTATCGGCAGACAAGCCATGATCGGCGGCCTCACCGGCATTCGCGGCGATGTGATTCCTTATGGCTTCGTCAACGGCCAGCATGGGCACCTCGAGGGTCTCAACGTTGTCGGCATGAGGCGCCGCAAGTTCACCCGCGAGCGTCTCGCCAAGGTCAGGTCCTTCTATCAGGAGCTGTTTTACGGGCCGGGTCTGTTTGCAGAGCGCCTCGAGCGCGTTCAAGCCTGTGCGTCGGACGATCCGGCCATTGCGGAGATCCTGACGTTCATCGGCGAGGGTAAGCATCGCCCTTTGTGTTTGCCGGAGGACGGTGCAAATAAATCTGCATAG
- the bamA gene encoding outer membrane protein assembly factor BamA has translation MNAGMRVLRGTLLAALMAVAVPVAAVVTVPLVSSPAAAQTLSSISVEGNRRVELETIRSYFKPDANGRLDQASIDDALKALIGTGLFQDVRINRVGGRLVVSVVENPVINRVAFEGNKKIKDEQLKAEIQSKPRGTFSRPMVQSDVQRIVEIYRHSGRYDVRVTPQIIEQPNNRVDLVFSINEGGKTSVKSVEFIGNHAFSSYRLKDVIKTHESNILSFLGSGDVYDPDRVEADRDLLRRYYLKHGYADVQVVAALTEYDPARHGFLVTFKIDEGQQYRVGSVTFESTVPSLDGNSLRSFSQVHVGALYNAEALEKSVEEMQVEASRRGFAFAVVRPRGDRNFDAHTVSIVFAIDEGPRTYIERINIRGNTRTRDYVIRREFDISEGDAYNRSLVDRAERRLKNLDFFKTVKITTEPGSSSDRVILDVDVEDKSTGDFSVSGGYSTTQGALAEVSVSERNLLGRGLYAKAAVQYGQYARGYSLSFVEPYLLDYRVALGLDFYQREQLANQYISYNMKTLGFSPRLGFGLREDLTLQLRYSIFQQEITLPTALRNCNNIQFNPDGTPNPLYNPSPAFAGPGVGLGCYSDGEASLPIRRELAGGKTLTSMLGYTLTYNTLDNNKNPTDGLLIDFRQDFAGVGGDVSYLKTAIDAKYYRPLVSDIVGLIHLQGGILNSVGKDDGQPGIRMLDNFQMGPNLVRGFAPNGIGPRDTNYLSTMDALGGTKYWGASVELQMPFWFLPKEVGLKGAVYADAGSLWGYEGPTSYALTGEFNAPGCIKGTSSSSGTCAGLQYDDTNLVRTSVGVGLIWQSPFGPLRFDYAVPITKGKYDRVQEFRFGGGTTF, from the coding sequence ATGAATGCTGGAATGCGAGTGTTAAGGGGGACACTGCTCGCCGCCCTGATGGCCGTTGCCGTGCCGGTCGCCGCTGTCGTGACCGTTCCGCTTGTGTCGTCGCCAGCCGCCGCCCAGACTCTTTCGTCGATTTCCGTCGAGGGGAACCGCCGGGTCGAGCTGGAGACGATCCGTTCGTATTTCAAGCCGGATGCAAACGGGCGCCTCGACCAGGCGAGCATCGACGACGCGTTGAAAGCGCTGATCGGGACCGGTCTGTTCCAGGACGTCAGGATCAACCGTGTCGGAGGCCGGCTCGTGGTCTCGGTCGTGGAAAATCCGGTCATCAACAGGGTTGCGTTCGAGGGCAACAAGAAGATCAAGGACGAGCAACTGAAGGCGGAAATTCAGTCCAAGCCGCGCGGCACGTTCTCCCGGCCGATGGTCCAGTCCGACGTCCAGCGAATCGTTGAAATCTATCGCCACTCCGGCCGCTACGATGTGCGCGTTACCCCCCAGATCATCGAGCAACCCAACAACCGCGTTGATCTCGTTTTTTCGATCAACGAAGGCGGCAAGACCAGCGTCAAATCGGTCGAATTCATCGGCAACCACGCTTTTTCGTCCTACCGTCTGAAGGACGTGATCAAGACGCATGAGTCGAACATCCTGAGCTTCCTCGGTAGCGGGGACGTGTACGATCCCGACCGCGTCGAGGCCGATCGCGACTTGCTGCGCCGCTATTATCTGAAGCACGGCTATGCGGACGTTCAGGTCGTTGCCGCCTTGACCGAATACGATCCCGCTCGCCACGGGTTCCTCGTGACCTTCAAGATCGACGAAGGCCAGCAGTACCGCGTCGGATCGGTGACATTCGAATCGACGGTTCCGTCGCTCGACGGAAATTCGTTGCGCAGCTTTTCTCAAGTCCACGTCGGGGCACTCTATAACGCCGAGGCGCTTGAGAAGTCGGTCGAGGAAATGCAGGTCGAAGCGTCGCGGCGCGGATTTGCATTCGCCGTGGTGCGCCCGCGAGGTGACCGCAACTTCGATGCCCATACCGTCTCGATCGTATTTGCGATCGACGAAGGCCCGAGAACCTACATCGAGCGCATCAACATCAGGGGCAACACGCGGACGCGGGACTATGTGATCCGGCGCGAGTTCGATATTTCTGAAGGCGACGCCTACAATCGATCGCTGGTGGATCGTGCCGAGCGCCGCCTGAAGAACCTCGATTTCTTCAAGACGGTCAAGATCACGACCGAGCCGGGATCGTCCAGCGATCGCGTGATTCTCGACGTCGACGTCGAGGATAAGTCGACCGGCGACTTCTCGGTGTCCGGCGGCTATTCGACGACCCAGGGCGCACTCGCGGAAGTCAGCGTCTCCGAACGCAACTTGCTGGGCCGCGGTCTGTATGCAAAGGCCGCTGTTCAGTACGGGCAGTACGCGCGGGGATATTCGCTGTCGTTTGTCGAGCCCTACCTGCTGGACTATCGTGTCGCGCTCGGGCTCGATTTCTACCAGCGCGAGCAACTCGCCAACCAATACATCTCCTATAACATGAAGACGCTCGGATTCAGCCCGCGGCTCGGCTTCGGCCTGCGGGAGGATCTGACCCTGCAATTGCGTTATTCGATCTTCCAGCAGGAAATTACGCTGCCGACCGCCCTGCGGAACTGTAACAATATTCAATTCAACCCGGATGGTACGCCTAACCCGCTCTACAATCCGTCGCCCGCATTCGCTGGTCCGGGAGTCGGATTGGGTTGCTACTCCGACGGTGAAGCTTCGCTTCCGATCCGCCGGGAGTTGGCTGGCGGCAAGACGCTGACCTCGATGCTCGGCTACACGCTGACCTACAATACCCTCGACAACAACAAGAACCCGACCGACGGTCTGCTGATCGATTTCAGGCAGGACTTTGCCGGCGTCGGTGGTGACGTCAGCTACCTGAAGACCGCGATCGATGCGAAGTACTATCGGCCGCTGGTCTCGGACATCGTCGGTCTGATCCATCTGCAAGGCGGTATCCTGAATAGCGTCGGCAAGGACGACGGACAGCCTGGAATTCGTATGCTGGATAATTTCCAGATGGGCCCGAATCTGGTGCGTGGTTTCGCGCCGAATGGCATCGGTCCGAGAGATACCAATTATCTAAGCACGATGGATGCTTTGGGTGGCACCAAGTACTGGGGCGCTTCGGTCGAGTTGCAGATGCCGTTCTGGTTCCTGCCGAAGGAAGTCGGGTTGAAGGGCGCGGTCTATGCGGATGCCGGCTCGCTCTGGGGTTACGAGGGACCGACCTCTTACGCGCTGACCGGCGAGTTCAATGCGCCGGGCTGCATAAAAGGTACGTCGAGCAGTTCGGGAACGTGTGCCGGTCTTCAGTATGACGACACCAACCTGGTCAGGACCTCGGTCGGTGTCGGCCTGATCTGGCAGTCTCCGTTCGGCCCGCTCCGCTTCGACTACGCCGTGCCGATCACAAAGGGCAAGTACGACCGGGTGCAGGAGTTCAGGTTTGGCGGCGGAACGACGTTCTGA
- the frr gene encoding ribosome recycling factor — MTAGNFDINELKRRMQGAIQSLKHELGGLRTGRAAASMLEPVQVEAYGSHMPLNQVATISVPEPRLLSVQVWDKSMVKAVEKAIVDSNLGLSPATEGQVLRLRIPELNEERRKELVKVAHKYAEAAKVAVRHVRRDGLDTIKKLEKNHEMSEDDQKRLDNDVQKATDAMISEIDQLLAGKEKEILTV, encoded by the coding sequence ATGACGGCGGGTAATTTCGATATCAACGAGTTGAAACGCCGGATGCAGGGGGCAATTCAATCCCTCAAGCACGAGTTGGGCGGTTTGCGGACCGGGCGGGCGGCGGCATCGATGCTCGAACCGGTGCAGGTCGAGGCCTATGGCAGCCACATGCCCTTGAATCAGGTTGCGACGATCAGTGTTCCGGAGCCGCGCCTGCTGTCGGTGCAGGTCTGGGACAAGTCGATGGTGAAGGCGGTGGAAAAGGCGATCGTCGATTCCAATCTGGGATTGAGCCCCGCGACCGAAGGACAGGTGCTGCGTCTTCGCATCCCCGAACTGAACGAAGAGCGTCGCAAGGAACTGGTCAAGGTCGCGCACAAGTATGCCGAGGCGGCGAAAGTGGCGGTTCGTCACGTGCGGCGCGACGGCCTGGATACGATCAAGAAGCTCGAGAAGAATCACGAGATGTCGGAGGACGATCAGAAGCGTTTGGACAATGACGTTCAGAAAGCGACCGATGCTATGATCTCCGAAATCGATCAATTGCTGGCGGGCAAGGAAAAGGAAATCCTCACCGTTTAG
- the pyrH gene encoding UMP kinase yields MDEPAYRRVVIKLSGEYLAGSQPFGIDQPTVDRIAGDLTSARELGTEIAVVVGGGNIFRGVEVSSRGVSRPTGDTMGMLATVMNCLALEAALERRGQSARALSAFVMPEVCELFTRNAAHKYLSEGRIVLLAGGTGNPYFTTDTTAVLRAAEIGAQAVLKATNVDGVYSSDPKKDPSAKRFERLSHSQALEGGYKVMDATAFALARETSLPIIVFSIAEPGSIGAILQGTGRGTVVAS; encoded by the coding sequence ATGGATGAGCCGGCCTATCGTCGTGTTGTCATTAAATTGTCCGGGGAATATCTGGCGGGTTCGCAGCCCTTCGGGATCGACCAGCCGACCGTCGATCGTATCGCCGGCGATCTGACCTCTGCACGCGAGTTGGGAACGGAAATCGCGGTTGTGGTCGGTGGTGGAAACATATTCCGGGGCGTCGAAGTGTCATCTCGCGGCGTCTCGCGCCCGACCGGCGATACCATGGGAATGCTTGCGACCGTGATGAACTGCCTTGCGCTCGAGGCCGCCCTCGAACGCCGCGGGCAGTCGGCCCGCGCCCTGTCTGCGTTCGTGATGCCCGAAGTCTGCGAGCTTTTCACCCGCAATGCGGCGCACAAATACCTCTCGGAGGGGCGTATTGTTCTGCTCGCCGGCGGGACCGGCAATCCTTATTTCACGACCGACACCACGGCGGTGCTTCGTGCCGCAGAAATCGGCGCGCAAGCCGTGCTCAAGGCGACGAACGTGGATGGTGTTTACAGTTCGGACCCGAAGAAAGACCCGTCAGCGAAACGGTTCGAGCGGTTAAGCCACTCGCAGGCGCTCGAAGGCGGCTATAAGGTGATGGATGCGACTGCTTTCGCGCTTGCCCGCGAGACGTCGCTGCCTATCATTGTGTTCTCGATCGCCGAACCGGGTTCGATCGGTGCAATTTTGCAAGGCACCGGTCGGGGAACGGTCGTCGCCAGTTGA
- a CDS encoding M50 family metallopeptidase encodes MAEFFLHGFNTLSHGLIGYIVPFLFVLTIVVFFHELGHFLVGRWVGVKILTFSVGFGPELAGFNDRHGTRWKLSAIPLGGYVKFFGDDSEASTPSNAALAAMTAEERDGSFHHKKVLPRAAIVAAGPIANFILAIVIFAGLFTIFGKPSTTPRVDTVQAGSAAEAAGFKPGDIVTAINGSGIDSFSDMQRIVGISAGETLTFAVKRGDSIIDLRGTPQLKDIKDRFGNEHRIGVLGIARATSPGDVTTERVNPATAVWLGVKETWFVVDSTMSYIGGIFTGREDADQIGGPLRIAQISGQVATIGPAALIHLAAVLSISIGLLNLFPVPLLDGGHLLFYAVEAARGRPMSERAQEMGFRIGLGLVLMLMVFATYNDILHLAGS; translated from the coding sequence ATGGCCGAGTTTTTTCTTCATGGTTTCAATACATTAAGCCACGGTTTGATCGGCTATATCGTTCCGTTCCTGTTTGTTCTCACCATCGTCGTTTTCTTTCACGAACTCGGCCACTTTCTGGTTGGGCGCTGGGTGGGCGTGAAGATCCTGACCTTCTCCGTCGGCTTTGGACCAGAATTGGCGGGCTTCAACGACAGGCACGGGACGCGCTGGAAACTCTCCGCCATCCCCCTCGGTGGATACGTCAAGTTTTTTGGCGATGATTCCGAAGCGAGTACGCCGTCGAATGCAGCCCTCGCAGCCATGACGGCGGAGGAGCGAGACGGCAGCTTTCATCACAAGAAAGTTCTCCCGCGTGCCGCGATCGTGGCTGCGGGGCCGATTGCCAACTTTATCCTCGCGATCGTCATCTTCGCCGGCCTGTTCACGATTTTCGGCAAGCCCAGCACGACCCCCCGTGTCGATACGGTGCAGGCCGGCAGCGCAGCCGAAGCGGCCGGTTTCAAACCCGGCGACATCGTGACCGCTATCAACGGCAGCGGGATCGACAGCTTTTCAGATATGCAGCGTATCGTCGGAATCAGCGCCGGCGAGACGCTGACATTCGCCGTGAAGCGCGGCGATTCGATTATCGATCTGCGGGGAACACCGCAGCTCAAGGACATCAAGGACAGGTTTGGAAACGAGCACAGGATCGGCGTTCTCGGGATTGCGCGCGCGACCTCGCCTGGAGATGTCACCACGGAACGCGTGAATCCGGCGACGGCGGTATGGCTGGGAGTCAAGGAAACCTGGTTCGTGGTCGACAGCACGATGTCCTATATCGGTGGAATTTTCACCGGGCGCGAGGACGCCGACCAGATCGGGGGACCGCTTCGGATCGCGCAGATATCCGGGCAGGTCGCCACGATCGGCCCCGCCGCGCTAATCCATCTTGCCGCCGTTCTTTCCATATCCATCGGGCTGCTGAACCTGTTTCCGGTTCCGTTGCTGGATGGCGGGCACCTTTTGTTTTATGCGGTCGAAGCCGCTCGAGGCCGGCCGATGTCCGAGCGTGCACAGGAAATGGGGTTCCGAATCGGACTCGGCCTGGTGCTGATGCTGATGGTTTTTGCGACCTACAACGATATTCTGCATCTGGCCGGCTCGTGA
- a CDS encoding isoprenyl transferase encodes MSNAVAPATNGSDHTDAPLHVAIIMDGNGRWAASRGLPRAEGHRRGVEALRRVVRAAHELGIQYLTIFSFSSENWSRPATEIGDLFGLLRRFVRNDLASLHRDGVRVRVIGERAGLEPDICALLGEAEELTRDNTRLTLVVAFNYGSRQEIANAAQQLAQEVADGKRDPATIDADALGQYLDAPDIPDPDLIIRTSGEQRLSNFLMWQAAYSEFVFVPMHWPDFDKAALEGAIAEYARRERRFGGLAAKTAS; translated from the coding sequence ATGTCGAATGCCGTCGCGCCCGCAACCAATGGATCGGATCACACCGATGCGCCGCTGCATGTCGCCATCATCATGGACGGAAATGGGCGCTGGGCGGCGTCGCGCGGTTTGCCGCGCGCCGAAGGTCATCGTCGCGGTGTCGAGGCGCTGCGGCGCGTTGTGCGGGCGGCGCATGAACTCGGCATTCAGTACCTGACGATCTTTTCCTTCAGCTCGGAAAACTGGTCGCGGCCCGCCACCGAAATTGGCGATCTTTTCGGCTTGCTACGCCGGTTTGTCCGCAATGATCTGGCCTCGCTGCATCGTGACGGTGTTCGCGTGCGCGTTATCGGTGAGCGCGCGGGGCTGGAGCCGGACATTTGCGCGCTTCTCGGCGAGGCGGAAGAACTCACCAGAGACAACACTCGCCTCACGCTGGTCGTGGCCTTCAACTATGGCTCACGGCAGGAAATTGCCAACGCCGCGCAGCAACTGGCGCAGGAGGTCGCGGACGGCAAGCGCGATCCGGCGACGATCGATGCGGACGCGCTCGGTCAGTATCTCGATGCGCCCGATATTCCTGATCCCGACCTGATCATCCGCACCAGCGGCGAACAGCGTCTGTCGAATTTCCTGATGTGGCAGGCGGCCTACAGCGAATTCGTTTTTGTTCCGATGCATTGGCCGGATTTCGACAAGGCAGCGCTGGAAGGCGCGATTGCCGAATATGCCAGACGCGAGCGTCGCTTCGGTGGCTTGGCTGCGAAAACCGCATCGTGA
- the dxr gene encoding 1-deoxy-D-xylulose-5-phosphate reductoisomerase, whose product MSAVPLKNDKPVQAGVRTVTVLGATGSIGDSTMDLLRGAPGRYRVEALTANSNVEALVKLAREFDARFVAVADSTRFGELKDALAGSGIECGVGESAIIEAASRPADWLMAAVSGAAGLKPALAAVDRGTTIALANKECLVCAGDFFMQRAAKAGACILPADSEHNALFQALSSGNRDELTRVIITASGGPFRTWAAADIEKATLAQALKHPNWSMGRKITIDSASMMNKGLEVIEAACLFALTPDEIDVLVHPQSIVHGMVEFSDRSVVAQLGTPDMRTPIAHCLGWPERIAGPAAKLDLATIGQLTFEAPDFTRFPALRLAYDALRTGNGATTVYNAANEIAVAAFIGEKIRFGAIARLVEATMNDWVRAGNLAPLTSADDAIAIDHNARNMAASLLPQIAAKAT is encoded by the coding sequence ATGAGTGCTGTTCCGCTGAAAAACGACAAGCCGGTTCAGGCTGGCGTCAGGACCGTGACGGTTCTGGGAGCGACCGGATCGATCGGCGACAGCACGATGGATTTGTTGCGCGGCGCGCCCGGCCGCTACCGTGTCGAAGCGCTGACCGCGAATTCCAATGTCGAGGCTCTTGTCAAACTGGCGCGGGAATTCGACGCGCGGTTCGTGGCGGTCGCCGATTCCACGCGCTTTGGCGAGTTGAAGGATGCGCTCGCCGGCAGCGGTATCGAGTGTGGCGTCGGCGAAAGCGCGATCATCGAGGCTGCTTCGCGTCCGGCCGACTGGTTGATGGCGGCGGTGAGCGGCGCGGCCGGACTGAAGCCCGCGCTTGCGGCCGTGGATCGCGGGACAACGATTGCGCTTGCGAACAAGGAGTGCCTCGTCTGCGCCGGCGACTTCTTCATGCAGCGCGCCGCGAAGGCGGGGGCCTGCATCCTGCCGGCCGACTCCGAACACAATGCCCTGTTTCAAGCCTTGAGTTCGGGAAATCGCGATGAACTCACGCGCGTCATCATTACCGCATCGGGGGGGCCGTTTCGCACCTGGGCGGCGGCCGACATCGAGAAGGCGACCCTGGCGCAGGCGCTAAAGCATCCGAACTGGAGCATGGGCCGGAAGATCACCATCGATTCGGCGTCGATGATGAACAAGGGACTCGAGGTCATCGAGGCGGCCTGCCTGTTCGCGCTGACGCCGGACGAGATCGACGTCCTGGTTCACCCGCAATCGATCGTCCACGGCATGGTCGAATTCTCCGACCGATCCGTCGTCGCTCAACTCGGAACTCCCGATATGCGGACGCCGATCGCCCATTGCCTCGGCTGGCCCGAGCGCATTGCTGGACCGGCGGCGAAGCTCGATCTCGCCACCATCGGACAGTTGACATTCGAGGCGCCGGATTTCACGCGGTTCCCAGCGCTCCGGCTGGCCTACGACGCGCTGAGAACGGGGAACGGCGCAACCACGGTCTACAATGCCGCAAACGAGATCGCCGTTGCGGCGTTCATCGGCGAGAAAATCAGGTTCGGCGCCATTGCGCGGCTGGTCGAGGCCACCATGAATGACTGGGTCCGGGCAGGAAATCTCGCGCCGCTGACGTCGGCTGACGACGCCATCGCCATTGATCACAACGCGCGGAACATGGCCGCGTCGCTATTGCCACAAATTGCCGCAAAGGCCACCTAA
- the lpxD gene encoding UDP-3-O-(3-hydroxymyristoyl)glucosamine N-acyltransferase, producing the protein MAQPAFFKQPPSLTLAEIAASTGAQLIDASRGDQRITGLASLDQAGPMHLTFFDNQKYAAQLAATKAGACFVSPRFEASVPAHVAVLRSAAPFGAFVRIARDFHADTLRPQSWFDNEAIAPSAVIHPSAHLEDSVVVDPLAVIGPGVEIGTGSVIGSGAVIGPGVRIGRNCNVGAGTTIQTTLIGNNVLIHPGCHIGQDGYGFIFFGSEGHVKVPQTGRVLIQNDVEIGAGTTIDRGSLRDTVIGEGTKIDNQVQIGHNVRIGRRCLLAAQIGLAGSLTIGDNVAIGAKVGINNHLHIGDGAQIVAMSGVKDDIPPNGRWGGYFAKPTKQWYRELFAVERLGRDGAPNAGSATPDPTDRGE; encoded by the coding sequence ATGGCGCAACCGGCATTCTTTAAGCAGCCGCCGTCGTTGACGCTGGCGGAGATCGCCGCATCGACGGGAGCGCAGTTGATCGACGCCTCCCGTGGTGACCAGCGGATTACCGGCCTCGCTTCGCTCGACCAGGCCGGGCCGATGCATCTCACGTTTTTCGACAACCAGAAGTATGCCGCGCAACTGGCGGCGACCAAGGCGGGCGCCTGTTTCGTCAGCCCGCGATTCGAGGCCAGCGTACCGGCCCACGTGGCTGTTCTGCGATCGGCGGCGCCGTTTGGTGCGTTCGTGAGGATCGCGCGAGACTTTCATGCCGATACCCTCCGGCCGCAATCCTGGTTCGACAACGAGGCAATCGCGCCCTCGGCCGTCATTCATCCGTCCGCGCATCTTGAAGATTCGGTCGTCGTCGATCCTTTGGCGGTGATCGGCCCCGGAGTCGAAATCGGAACCGGTTCGGTCATCGGTTCGGGCGCGGTGATCGGCCCCGGTGTGCGGATCGGCAGGAACTGCAATGTTGGCGCAGGCACGACGATCCAGACCACTCTTATCGGCAATAATGTTCTCATCCATCCCGGCTGTCATATTGGTCAGGATGGCTACGGCTTCATTTTCTTCGGCTCCGAAGGCCATGTTAAGGTTCCGCAGACCGGGCGCGTGCTGATCCAGAACGATGTCGAGATCGGCGCCGGCACAACCATCGATCGCGGCAGCCTGCGCGATACGGTTATCGGGGAGGGGACCAAAATCGACAACCAGGTCCAGATCGGCCACAACGTCAGGATCGGCCGGCGCTGCCTGCTGGCGGCCCAAATCGGCCTGGCGGGCAGCCTGACGATCGGCGACAACGTGGCGATAGGCGCCAAGGTCGGGATCAATAACCACCTTCATATCGGTGACGGCGCGCAGATCGTTGCGATGAGCGGGGTCAAGGACGATATTCCTCCGAACGGTCGCTGGGGCGGTTATTTCGCAAAACCAACCAAGCAGTGGTACCGCGAACTGTTTGCGGTGGAGCGCCTGGGGCGCGATGGTGCGCCCAACGCCGGATCGGCCACGCCCGATCCAACGGATCGAGGTGAATGA
- the fabZ gene encoding 3-hydroxyacyl-ACP dehydratase FabZ has product MESPIKFEEVDIATILKTLPHRYPFLLIDRVINIRADHSGIGVKNVTINEPAFQGHFPERPVYPGVLMIEGMAQTAGVIGITSVEGTEKPRAVYFLTIDKCKFRKPVMPGDIVEYHMRSIGRRKTMWWFHGDAKVNGATVAEADVGAMLTD; this is encoded by the coding sequence ATGGAGTCGCCGATCAAGTTCGAGGAGGTGGACATTGCCACCATTCTCAAAACTCTCCCTCATCGTTATCCATTCCTGCTGATCGACCGGGTCATCAACATTCGCGCCGATCACAGCGGTATCGGCGTGAAGAACGTCACGATCAATGAGCCTGCGTTCCAGGGGCACTTTCCGGAACGACCGGTCTATCCGGGGGTGTTGATGATCGAGGGGATGGCGCAGACGGCGGGTGTCATCGGCATCACGTCGGTAGAGGGCACCGAAAAGCCTCGCGCGGTTTATTTCCTGACCATCGACAAGTGCAAGTTCCGCAAGCCGGTGATGCCGGGCGATATCGTCGAATATCACATGCGCAGCATCGGTCGCCGCAAGACGATGTGGTGGTTTCACGGCGACGCGAAGGTGAATGGCGCGACCGTCGCCGAAGCCGACGTCGGCGCGATGCTGACCGACTGA
- a CDS encoding phosphatidate cytidylyltransferase — MNQDQVAPVSGGESRNLRARIIAALVLAPAAIAVAWTGGPLWIGLVTLAAVGLYVEWLMIVGTAQETRTAAAGITALVVSGLCLGLGHSGYSLIILVIGAAAVAAVSQRLRLWSVAGFCYAAAAEFASAQLRIDGDYGFIALMLVLLVVWVTDIGGYFAGRGIGGPKLWPRVSPKKTWAGAVGGLVASLVVAAGFSAFGFGGIAPLLLLGAILSIVSQSGDLFESAVKRRFGVKDSSQIIPGHGGLLDRLDGFVAAIVLAALFGFLRGDADGIGHALMVW, encoded by the coding sequence ATGAACCAGGATCAGGTAGCGCCAGTTTCCGGAGGGGAATCGCGAAATCTCCGGGCGCGTATCATCGCAGCACTGGTTCTCGCGCCGGCTGCGATTGCCGTCGCATGGACCGGCGGACCGCTGTGGATCGGACTTGTGACGCTCGCGGCCGTCGGCCTTTACGTCGAATGGCTCATGATCGTCGGCACCGCGCAGGAAACGCGGACGGCTGCCGCCGGGATCACGGCTCTCGTCGTATCGGGCCTGTGTCTGGGGTTGGGACACAGCGGATATTCGCTGATTATTCTTGTTATCGGCGCTGCGGCGGTTGCTGCGGTGTCGCAACGGCTGCGCCTTTGGTCGGTGGCCGGATTTTGTTATGCGGCGGCGGCGGAATTCGCCTCGGCGCAACTGCGCATCGACGGCGACTACGGATTCATCGCGTTGATGTTGGTGCTGCTGGTGGTTTGGGTGACCGATATCGGAGGTTATTTCGCCGGCCGCGGAATCGGTGGACCCAAATTGTGGCCTCGCGTTAGTCCGAAGAAGACATGGGCGGGTGCGGTGGGCGGCCTCGTCGCGAGCCTAGTTGTCGCCGCCGGATTTTCCGCCTTCGGTTTTGGAGGAATAGCGCCCTTGCTTCTGCTTGGGGCGATTCTGTCAATCGTGTCGCAATCGGGCGATCTATTTGAGTCGGCGGTCAAGAGGCGTTTCGGGGTCAAGGACTCCAGTCAGATCATTCCGGGACACGGCGGGTTGCTCGACCGCCTCGACGGCTTTGTTGCGGCGATTGTTCTCGCCGCGCTTTTCGGATTTTTGCGTGGCGATGCGGATGGCATCGGTCATGCCCTTATGGTTTGGTGA